A genome region from Erigeron canadensis isolate Cc75 chromosome 3, C_canadensis_v1, whole genome shotgun sequence includes the following:
- the LOC122591020 gene encoding probable RNA helicase SDE3: MGSVDNDDETRSVISAVGDIGNVDFANDGSFYNYDPENEGPIFISVPFPLLENKPRFVSVGETVFDPITIKNTTTEPVTISSVEIYDSKPEKSFTLSLMEPPSPDSDQEYIKSFVESFCLEDRTLKPDRTLTIWLSCKAKSKGLHSTAVHFRLEEETIERMGFIMAEDKISRSLASNKPYNRPNRKTPLVPRIYSPGGDNAGVKFLRGSRPAKANSRPYRNKLPEYRIPKHIRDVIESKGIPDALMEGLSKKNYVPFFKTLLNVEEIKLEDDMRAYDMQSVTFKERNNRFLTLEVPGLAERRPSLVVGDDIIVKPVSQSEHNGLLYMGYISRVESEEVHLSFHDDFRSYYPEGSLFDVQFRYNRLNMKRTYQAIEASGKLDTEFLFPEFSSKQRHIETCPLVPISCDLNEEQLNSVEMILGCKGGPPYVIHGPPGTGKSVTLTEAILQLYKTRRTSRMLVCAPSNSAADHILEKLVMQTAVEIRKDNIMRLNAPSRAISDIKSEFLEFCLIDEEEMGFSCPIFEQFVRYRIIISTYVSASLLYAEGLKTGYFTHIFLDEAAQASEPETMIPISHFYRRDTVVVLAGDHMQLGPVISSKDAESYGLGKSYMERLCESTFYNEGNQNYVTKLVRNYRCHQHILSLPSELFYEGELISCKEDDTLHPLTWKDILPNPEFPVIFLGVQGVDEREGNNPSWFNRIEASEVVEIIIDLIEKKGVKCQDIGVITPYRQQVLKISNALETFVGSEIKVGTVESFQGQEREVIIVSTVRSTIKHNETDKRHLLGFLSNPKRFNVAITRARSLLIAVGNPHIICKDDHWNKLLWHCADNDSYKGCFLPQKEEIQDVALKNENYNDSYSWNGAAQTSFDDWGTNNCIPPEGNDWDGVSTPADNWGEPAGSQSWEDESTPANNWGEPAGSQNWEDEPTKIPIQVCAGVDTSNEGSSEIPTGSDNWARDPCQMTPRADGSGEGSSLVATGANDWGKNSSLVAIVADNWGEGSN, encoded by the exons ATGGGTTcagttgataatgatgatgaaacaAGGTCTGTAATCAGTGCCGTTGGAGATATTGGTAATGTGGATTTTGCAAACGACGGGTCTTTCTATAACTATGATCCAGAGAACGAGGGCCCAATCTTCATATCAGTTCCATTTCCTTTACTGGAAAATAAACCTCGATTTGTGTCTGTGGGTGAAACTGTATTTGATCCAATCACAATCAAGAACACGACCACTGAGCCAGTGACTATATCCTCAGTCGAAATATATGACTCCAAACCAGAGAAATCTTTTACTTTGTCACTGATGGAACCTCCTTCACCTGATTCAGATCAGGAATACATCAAATCGTTTGTAGAGTCGTTTTGTTTGGAGGACAGGACTTTGAAACCTGATAGAACCCTTACCATTTGGCTATCATGTAAAGCAAAGAGCAAGGGTCTGCACTCTACTGCAGTACACTTTAGATTGGAGGAGGAAACTATTGAAAGAATGGGTTTTATCATGGCTGAAGATAAGATCTCACGGTCGTTGGCTTCTAATAAACCATATAATAGGCCAAATAGAAAGACACCGTTGGTTCCAAGAATATATTCACCTGGAGGTGATAATGCAGGGGTGAAATTTCTTAGAGGCTCTCGTCCTGCAAAGGCTAATAGTCGACCATACAGAAACAAGCTTCCTGAATATCGGATTCCCAAGCATATAAGGGATGTAATTGAAAGTAAGGGAATTCCTGATGCGCTAATGGAAGGTTTAAGCAAGAAGAATTATGTTCCATTCTTTAAAACCTTGCTAAATGTGGAAGAAATTAAATTGGAG gaTGATATGAGAGCATACGACATGCAAAGTGTCACTTTTAAGGAAAGGAACAACAGGTTTCTGACACTTGAAGTCCCAGGACTGGCTGAGAGAAGGCCGTCACTTGTTGTTGGAGATGACATTATTGTGAAGCCTGTATCGCAAAGTGAACACAATGGCCTTCTGTATATG GGATATATCTCCCGTGTTGAGTCTGAAGAAGTTCACCTATCATTCCATGACGATTTCCGTTCTTACTATCCTGAAGGTAGTCTATTTGATGTACAATTCCGGTACAATCGACTGAATATGAAAAGAACTTACCAAGCAATAGAAGCTTCTGGAAAGCTTGATACCGAATTTCTCTTCCCGGAGTTCTCTTCAAAACAGAGACACATAGAAACATGCCCATTAGTTCCAATCTCTTGTGATCTCAATGAGGAGCAATTAAATTCAGTTGAGATGATCCTTGGCTGCAAAGGTGGCCCACCATATGTTATTCATGGTCCACCTGGTACTGGTAAATCTGTTACTCTTACTGAAGCTATTCTTCAGTTGTATAAAACTCGTAGGACTTCCCGGATGCTTGTTTGTGCACCATCAAATAGTGCAGCAGATCATATCCTAGAGAAATTAGTTATGCAAACTGCCGTCGAAATTCGGAAAGACAACATAATGAGGCTTAATGCACCATCCCGTGCGATAAGTGATATAAAATCTGAGTTTCTTGAGTTTTGTTTAATTGATGAGGAAGAAATGGGCTTCAGCTGTCCTATATTTGAACAATTCGTAAGGTATAGAATTATTATATCAACATATGTAAGTGCTTCTCTTCTCTATGCAGAAGGTCTCAAAACGGGCTATTTTACTCATATATTTCTAGATGAGGCAGCCCAAGCATCAGAGCCTGAAACAATGATCCCGATATCTCATTTTTATAGACGGGATACGGTGGTGGTTCTTGCTGGGGATCATATGCAGCTAGGGCCAGTAATTTCTTCTAAAGATGCTGAAAGTTATGGCCTAGGGAAGTCATACATGGAGAGACTTTGTGAGTCTACATTTTATAATGAGGGTAATCAAAATTATGTGACTAAATTGGTTCGAAATTATCGATGCCATCAACATATTTTATCTCTTCCTTCAGAGCTATTCTATGAAGGAGAATTGATCTCGTGCAAAGAAGATGATACATTGCACCCATTAACTTGGAAGGACATCCTCCCAAACCCGGAATTCCCGGTCATATTTTTAGGTGTTCAAGGTGTTGATGAGAGAGAAGGCAACAACCCGTCATGGTTTAATAGAATTGAAGCAAGTGAGGTAGTTGAGATAATTATTGATTTGATAGAGAAGAAGGGGGTTAAGTGTCAAGATATTGGGGTGATAACTCCGTATAGGCAgcaagttttgaaaattagcAATGCACTTGAAACTTTTGTTGGGTCAGAGATAAAGGTTGGCACAGTGGAGTCATTTCAAGGACAAGAAAGGGAAGTGATTATCGTATCTACTGTTCGGTCAACTATAAAACATAATGAGACTGATAAGAGGCATTTATTGGGATTTTTGAGTAATCCTAAGCGATTTAATGTTGCCATTACGCGAGCCAGATCTTTACTGATTGCTGTTGGGAACCCACATATTATTTGCAAG GATGATCACTGGAATAAATTGTTGTGGCATTGTGCCGACAACGATTCATATAAAGGTTGCTTTCTCCCACAGAAAGAAGAAATACAAGACGTGGCACTCAAAAACGAGAATTATAACGACAGTTACAGTTGGAATGGTGCAGCGCAAACAAGTTTTGATGACTGGGGCACTAACAACTGTATACCACCGGAAGGTAATGATTGGGACGGAGTCTCAACACCAGCTGATAATTGGGGTGAGCCTGCAGGATCTCAAAGTTGGGAGGATGAATCGACACCAGCTAATAATTGGGGTGAGCCTGCAGGCTCTCAAAATTGGGAGGATGAACCGACTAAGATTCCCATTCAGGTATGTGCAGGAGTTGACACTTCCAATGAAGGCTCAAGTGAGATTCCTACAGGAAGCGATAACTGGGCTAGAGATCCATGTCAGATGACCCCTAGAGCCGATGGTTCGGGTGAAGGCTCAAGTTTAGTGGCCACGGGAGCCAATGATTGGGGGAAAAACTCGAGCCTAGTGGCAATAGTAGCTGATAATTGGGGGGAAGGCTCGAATTAG
- the LOC122591721 gene encoding type IV inositol polyphosphate 5-phosphatase 6-like, with amino-acid sequence MKGREGSVPEKGMVDGVLGGGGWCLWGEGAYQRRGEGAAVNVCLMSRGVMSRDGGVVEVRRGIKDISKFCWSKSLIRKWFSIKTKTEQFHADKVVYTGTDSEWRNNNNTNSEREPPPAIKKTKTEKSNKTNERARRSRVYLDHPQIINVHNYSIFAATWNVGGKSPSSNMNLDDWLHAAPPADIYVLGFQEVVPLNAANILGAEDNGPAKKWMSLIRRTLNNRPGTMGGGGCYTPSPIPDPVAEYDADFEGSSRQKTANMLHRRSFQAPRSWKNDTDPSMGQPRLDRRYSVCDRAIFGHRPSDYSSSSRRPSDYSSSSRRPSDYSSSYRPSDYSVNYRPSDYSVNYRPSDYSSGNRPSDYSSWGQRPSDCTRWGSSDDDYEPMEDSPSTNSFSPASDGSRMPGQPKYCLVSSKQMVGVYLTVWVKSELREHVRNMKVSCVGRGLMGYLGNKGSVSVSMLLHQTSFCFVCSHLTSGQKEGDELRRNSDFMEIVKKTRFPRVQGTNDEKSPETILEHDRIIWLGDLNYRIALSYRSAKALVEMQNWRALLEKDQLRIEQRRGRVFQGWNEGKIYFPPTYKYLTNSDRYTGDSLHHKEKRRTPAWCDRILWYGGGLHQLSYVRGESRFSDHRPVYSIFWAEVESVHSRFRRSMSYSSSRIDAETLLPYSQDYTELCFF; translated from the exons TTCTGTTGGTCAAAGTCACTGATTAGAAAATGGTTTAGTATCAAGACCAAAACTGAACAATTTCATGCTGATAAAGTTGTTTATACag GTACTGATAGTGAATGgaggaataataataatactaattcTGAAAGGGAACCACCACCTGCTATCAAGAAGACTAAAACAG AGAAATCAAACAAGACTAACGAACGAGCTAGGCGGAGTAGAGTGTATCTTGATCACCCTCAGATTATAAATGTGCATAACTACAG TATATTTGCAGCCACATGGAATGTGGGAGGAAAATCCCCATCTAGTAATATGAATCTTGATGATTGGTTACATGCCGCTCCACCTGCAGACATTTATGTACTCGG ATTTCAAGAAGTAGTTCCTCTGAATGCGGCTAATATTCTTGGTGCTGAAGACAATGGCCCTGCAAAGAAATGGATGTCCTTAATCCGTAGGACACTAAACAATCGGCCTGGAACAATGGGAGGAGGTGGTTGCTACACACCTTCCCCCATTCCTGATCCAGTGGCTGAATATGATGCTGATTTTGAGGGTTCATCAAGACAAAAAACTGCTAACATGTTGCATCGAAGATCTTTTCAGGCTCCAAGAAGCTGGAAAAACGATACTGACCCCTCAATGGGTCAACCACGCCTTGACAGGCGGTATAGTGTATGTGACCGGGCCATCTTTGGTCATAGACCAAGTGATTATTCATCTTCTAGTCGCAGACCGAGTGATTATTCATCCTCTAGTCGCAGGCCAAGTGACTATTCTTCAAGTTACAGGCCTAGTGACTATTCTGTGAATTACAGGCCAAGTGATTATTCTGTGAATTATAGGCCAAGTGATTATTCATCAGGTAATAGGCCCAGTGATTACTCTTCATGGGGTCAAAGACCAAGTGATTGTACAAGATGGGGTTCATCTGATGACGATTATGAACCCATGGAAGATTCACCAAGCACTAATTCATTCTCACCGGCATCTGATGGGTCTAGAATGCCTGGCCAACCAAAATACTGTTTGGTTTCAAGTAAGCAGATGGTCGGTGTTTATTTAACAGTATGGGTCAAGAGTGAATTAAGGGAGCACGTTAGAAACATGAAAGTGTCTTGTGTTGGCAGAGGATTAATGGGTTATCTTGGGAATAAG GGATCTGTATCCGTGAGTATGCTGTTGCACCAAACGAGTTTTTGCTTTGTCTGCAGTCATTTGACTTCAGGTCAGAAGGAGGGCGATGAACTAAGAAGGAACTCCGATTTTATGGAAATTGTTAAGAAGACAAGGTTTCCACGTGTTCAAGGCACGAATGATGAAAAATCTCCAGAAACAATACTAGAACATGA TCGAATTATCTGGCTTGGGGATCTGAATTACAGAATTGCTCTCTCGTATCGGTCAGCTAAAGCACTTGTTGAGATGCAAAACTGGAGAGCATTGTTGGAGAAAGATCAG TTACGAATCGAGCAAAGAAGGGGGCGTGTATTCCAAGGATGGAATGAAGGAAAGATCTACTTTCCACCAACATACAAGTACCTCACTAATTCAGATAGATACACTGGGGACAGTTTGCATCATAAGGAGAAAAGACGAACACCTGCATG GTGTGACAGAATCTTGTGGTATGGGGGAGGTCTTCATCAATTATCATACGTACGTGGCGAATCCAGATTTTCTGATCACAGGCCAGTATACAGCATATTCTGGGCTGAAGTTGAGTCAGTTCATAGTCGTTTTAGAAGAAGCATGAGCTACTCTAGCTCTAGAATTGATGCAGAAACCCTACTGCCATACTCCCAAGACTATACCGAACTCTGCTTTTTCTGA